The following coding sequences are from one Salvia splendens isolate huo1 unplaced genomic scaffold, SspV2 ctg1178, whole genome shotgun sequence window:
- the LOC121788923 gene encoding LOW QUALITY PROTEIN: DNA-directed RNA polymerase subunit beta''-like (The sequence of the model RefSeq protein was modified relative to this genomic sequence to represent the inferred CDS: inserted 1 base in 1 codon), with product MEVLMAERANLVFHNKVIDGTAMKRLISRLIDHFGMAYTSHILDQVKALGFQQATATSISLGIDDLLTIPSKRWLVQDAEQQSFILEKHHHCGNVHAVEKLRQSIEIWYATSEYLRQEMNPNFRMTDPFNPVHIMSFSGARGNASQVHQLVGMRGLMSDPQGQMIDLPIQSNLREGLSLTEYIISCYGARKGVVDTAVRTSDAGYLTRRLVEVVQHIVVRRTDCGTVRGISVSPGNGMMPERIFIQTLIGRVLADDIYMGLRCIATRNQDIGIGLVNRFITFRAQPITIRTPFTCRSASWICRLCYGRSPTHSDLVELGEAVGIIAGQSIGEPGTQLTLRTFHTGGVFTGGTAEHVRAPSNGKIKFNEDLVHPTRTRHGHPAFLCSMDLYVTIESQDIIHNVTIPPQSFLLVQNDQYVESEQVIAEIRAGTSTLNFKEKVRKHIYSDSDGEMHWSTDVYHASEFTYSNVHLLPKTSHLWILSGGSCRSSIVPFSLHKDQDQINVHSLSVERGYISNPSVNNDKVKHKFFSSYLSSKSKKESGILDYSDRKRIICTGFIYPGILHENSDLLAKRRKNRFIIPFQSIQEKELMSHSDILIEIPINGIFRRNSIFAYFDDPQYRRKSSGITKYVAIGVQSIVKKEDLVEYRGGKEFXPKYQMKVDRFFFIPEEVHILPGSSSLMVRNNSIVGVDTQITLNIRSRVGGLVRVERKKKRIELKIFSGDIHFPGETDKISRYSGILIPPGTVKTNSKESKKVKNWIYVQRITPTKKKSFVLVRPVLIYERGDGINLERLFPPDLLQEKENLKLRVVNYILFGNGKPIRGISDTNIQLVRTCLVLNWDQDKKSSSSQEARASFVEVSINGLIRDFLRIHLGKSPISYINRKRNDSSSSGLISDNGPDRTNTNINPFYSIYSKTRIPQSLKQNQGTISISTLLNRNMGFQSLIVLSSSNCFRMGPFNDVKYHNHNAIKESTKRDPIIPIRNLLGPLGTALQIANFYSFYHLLTHNRISVIKYLKLENLKLKQTLKVLKYYLMDENGRIVNHDPYSNNVLNPFKLNWYFLHHNYHHNYCQEKSTIMNLGQFICENVCMTKNGPPLKSGQVILVQVDSVVIRSAKPYLATPGATVHGHYGEILYEGDTLITFIYEKSRSGDITQGLPKVEQVLEVRSIDSISMNLEKRVEGWNERITRILGMPWAFLIGAELTIVQSRISLVNKIQKVYRSQGVQIHNRHIEIIVRQITSKVLVSEEGMSNVFSPGELIGLLRAERMGRALEEAVCYRALLLGITRASLNTQSFISEASFQETARVLAKAALRGRIDWLKGLKENVVLGGMIPVGTGLKGLVPSSKQHNRSPLEMETKKNNLFEGEMRDILFHHRKLFDSLFSKNFHDRPEQSFIGFNDS from the exons ATGGAGGTACTTATGGCAGAACGGGCCAATCTGGTATTTCACAATAAAGTGATAGACGGAACTGCCATGAAACGACTTATTAGTAGATTAATAGATCACTTCGGAATGGCATATACATCACACATCTTGGATCAAGTAAAGGCTTTGGGTTTTCAACAAGCTACTGCTACATCCATTTCATTAGGAATTGATGATCTTTTAACAATACCCTCGAAGAGGTGGCTAGTTCAAGATGCTGAACAACAAAGTTTTATTTTGGAAAAACACCATCATTGTGGGAATGTACACGCAGTGGAAAAATTACGTCAATCCATTGAAATATGGTATGCCACAAGTGAATATTTGCGACAAGAAATGAATCCTAATTTTAGAATGACCGACCCCTTTAATCCAGTTCATATAATGTCTTTTTCGGGAGCTAGAGGAAATGCATCTCAGGTCCATCAATTAGTAGGTATGAGAGGATTAATGTCGGACCCTCAAGGACAAATGATTGATTTACCCATTCAAAGCAATTTACGCGAAGGGCTTTCTTTAACAGAATATATAATTTCTTGCTACGGAGCGCGTAAAGGGGTTGTGGACACTGCTGTACGAACATCAGATGCTGGATATCTCACGCGTAGACTTGTTGAAGTAgttcaacacattgttgtacgTCGAACAGATTGTGGCACCGTCCGTGGTATTTCTGTAAGTCCTGGGAATGGTATGATGCCAGAAAGGATTTTTATACAAACATTAATTGGTCGTGTATTAGCCGATGATATATATATGGGTCTACGATGCATTGCCACTAGAAATCAAGACATTGGGATTGGACTTGTAAATAGATTCATAACCTTTCGAGCACAACCAATAACCATCCGAACCCCCTTTACTTGTAGGAGTGCATCTTGGATCTGTCGATTATGTTATGGACGGAGTCCTACTCACAGCGACCTGGTTGAATTGGGAGAAGCCGTAGGTATTATTGCAGGCCAATCGATTGGAGAACCGGGTACTCAATTAACATTACGAACTTTTCATACCGGCGGAGTATTCACGGGGGGTACTGCAGAACACGTGCGAGCCCCTTCtaatggaaaaataaaattcaatgaAGATTTGGTTCATCCGACACGTACACGTCATGGGCATCCCGCTTTTCTCTGTTCTATGGACTTATATGTAACTATTGAGAGTCAAGATATTATACACAACGTGACTATTCCACCCCAAAGTTTTCTTTTAGTTCAAAACGATCAATATGTAGAATCAGAACAAGTGATTGCTGAGATTCGCGCAGGAACATCCACTTTGAATTTTAAAGAGAAAGTTCGAAAACATATTTATTCTGACTCAGACGGAGAAATGCACTGGAGCACCGATGTATACCATGCATCTGAATTTACATATAGTAACGTCCATCTTTTACCAAAAACAAGCCATTTATGGATATTGTCAGGGGGTTCGTGCAGATCCAGTATAGTCCCGTTTTCGCTACACAAGGATCAAGATCAAATAAACGTTCATTCTCTTTCTGTCGAAAGAGGATATATCTCTAACCCTTCAGTAAATAATGATAAAGTTAAACACAAATTCTTTAGTTCATATCTTTCGagtaaaagtaaaaaagaaagtggAATTCTTGATTATTCAGACCGTAAACGAATCATATGTACTGGTTTCATATATCCTGGTATTCTCCACGAAAATTCTGATTTATTGGCAAAGAGGCGAAAAAATAGATTTATCATCCCATTCCAATCGATTCAAGAAAAAGAACTAATGTCCCACTCCGATATCTTGATTGAAATACCTATAAATGGCATTTTCCGTAGAAATAgtatttttgcttattttgacGATCCCCAATACCGAAGAAAGAGTTCAGGAATTACTAAATATGTGGCTATAGGGGTGCAGTCAATTGTCAAAAAAGAGGATTTAGTTGAGTATCGAGGAGGTAAGGAAT AGCCAAAATACCAAATGAAAGTCGatcgtttttttttcattcccGAGGAAGTGCATATATTACCTGGATCTTCTTCCCTAATGGTACGGAACAATAGTATCGTTGGGGTGGATACACAAATTACTTTAAATATAAGAAGCCGAGTAGGCGGGTTGGTCCgagtggagagaaaaaaaaaaagaattgaacTTAAAATATTTTCTGGAGATATCCATTTTCCTGGAGAGACAGATAAGATATCCCGATACAGTGGTATCTTGATACCACCAGGAACGGTAAAAACAAATTCTAAGGAGTCGAAAAAGGTGAAAAATTGGATCTATGTCCAACGGATCACACCTACCAAGAAAAAGTCTTTTGTTTTGGTTCGACCAGTACTCATATATGAAAGAGGGGACGGTATAAATTTAGAAAGACTTTTTCCGCCGGATTTATTGCAGGAAAAAGAGAATCTGAAACTTCGAGTTGTCAATTATATCCTTTTTGGGAATGGTAAACCAATTCGAGGAATTTCTGATACAAATATTCAATTAGTTCGGACTTGTTTAGTATTGAATTGGGACCAAGACAAAAAAAGTTCTTCTAGTCAAGAAGCTCGTGCTTCTTTTGTTGAAGTAAGTATAAATGGTCTGATTCGTGATTTCCTAAGAATCCACTTAGGGAAATCACCCATTTCCTATATCAACAGAAAAAGGAACGATTCATCAAGTTCGGGATTGATCTCTGATAATGGGCCAGATCGCACCAATACCAATATTAATCCATTTTATTCGATTTATTCCAAGACAAGGATTCCACAATCACTTAAACAAAATCAAGGAACTATTAGTATTAGTACGTTGTTGAATAGAAATATGGGATTCCAATCGTTGATAGTTTTGTCATCATCTAATTGTTTTCGAATGGGTCCATTCAACGATGTAAAATATCACAATCATAATGCGATAAAAGAATCAACTAAAAGAGATCCAATAATTCCAATTAGGAATTTGTTGGGCCCCTTAGGAACAGCCCTTCAAATTGCGAATTTTTACTCATTTTACCATTTACTAACTCATAATCGGATCTCGgtaattaaatatttgaaacttgagaatttaaaattaaaacagactttaaaagtactaaaatattatttaatggaTGAGAACGGTAGAATTGTTAATCACGATCCGTACAGTAACAACGTTTTGAATCCATTCAAATTGAATTGGTATTTTCTCCATCATAATTATCATCATAATTATTGTCAAGAAAAATCTACAATAATGAATCTTGGACAGTTTATTTGTGAAAATGTATGTATGACAAAAAACGGACCGCCCCTAAAATCGGGTCAAGTTATACTTGTTCAAGTTGACTCTGTAGTAATACGATCAGCTAAGCCTTATTTGGCTACTCCAGGAGCAACTGTTCATGGCCATTATGGGGAAATCCTGTACGAAGGAGATACTttaattacatttatatatgaaAAATCGAGATCTGGTGATATAACCCAAGGGCTTCCAAAAGTAGAACAGGTGTTAGAAGTGCGCTCGATTGATTCAATATCGATGAACCTAGAAAAGAGGGTTGAGGGTTGGAACGAACGTATAACAAGAATTCTTGGAATGCCGTGGGCATTCTTGATTGGTGCTGAACTAACTATAGTGCAAAGTCGTATCTCTTTGGTTAATAAGATACAAAAGGTTTATCGATCCCAAGGAGTGCAGATTCATAATAGACATATAGAAATTATTGTACGTCAAATAACATCAAAGGTCTTGGTTTCCGAAGAGGGAATGTCTAATGTTTTTTCACCGGGAGAACTAATTGGATTGTTACGGGCGGAACGGATGGGGCGCGCGTTGGAAGAAGCGGTTTGTTACCGAGCCCTCTTATTGGGCATAACAAGAGCGTCTCTCAATACTCAAAGTTTTATATCTGAAGCAAGTTTTCAAGAAACTGCTCGAGTTTTAGCAAAAGCAGCTCTCCGGGGTCGAATCGATTGGTTGAAAGGCCTGAAAGAGAACGTTGTTTTGGGGGGTATGATACCTGTTGGTACAGGGTTGAAAGGATTGGTGCCCTCTTCAAAACAACACAACAGGAGCCCTTTGGaaatggaaacaaaaaaaaacaatctaTTCGAGGGGGAAATGAGAGATATTTTGTTTCACCACAGAAAATTATTTGATTCTTTGTTTTCAAAGAATTTTCATGATAGACCAGAACAATCATTTATAGGATTTAATGATTCCTAA
- the LOC121788926 gene encoding photosystem II protein D1, with product MTAILERRESESLWGRFCNWITSTENRLYIGWFGVLMIPTLLTATSVFIIAFIAAPPVDIDGIREPVSGSLLYGNNIISGAIIPTSAAIGLHFYPIWEAASVDEWLYNGGPYELIVLHFLLGVACYMGREWELSFRLGMRPWIAVAYSAPVAAATAVFLIYPIGQGSFSDGMPLGISGTFNFMIVFQAEHNILMHPFHMLGVAGVFGGSLFSAMHGSLVTSSLIRETTENESANEGYRFGQEEETYNIVAAHGYFGRLIFQYASFNNSRSLHFFLAAWPVVGIWFTALGISTMAFNLNGFNFNQSVVDSQGRVINTWADIINRANLGMEVMHERNAHNFPLDLAAIEAPTNG from the coding sequence ATGACTGCAATTTTAGAGAGACGCGAAAGCGAAAGCCTATGGGGTCGCTTCTGCAACTGGATAACCAGTACCGAAAACCGTCTTTACATTGGATGGTTTGGTGTTTTGATGATCCCTACCTTATTGACCGCAACTTCTGTATTTATTATTGCCTTCATTGCTGCTCCTCCAGTAGATATTGATGGTATTCGTGAGCCTGTTTCTGGATCTCTACTTTACGGAAACAATATTATCTCAGGTGCCATTATTCCTACTTCTGCAGCTATCGGTTTGCACTTTTACCCAATTTGGGAAGCAGCATCCGTTGATGAATGGTTATACAACGGCGGTCCTTATGAACTAATTGTTCTACACTTTTTACTTGGTGTAGCTTGTTACATGGGTCGTGAGTGGGAGCTTAGTTTCCGTTTGGGTATGCGCCCTTGGATTGCTGTTGCGTATTCAGCTCCTGTTGCAGCTGCTACCGCTGTTTTCTTGATCTACCCAATAGGTCAAGGGAGTTTTTCTGATGGTATGCCTCTAGGGATTTCTGGTACTTTCAACTTCATGATTGTATTCCAGGCTGAGCACAACATCCTTATGCACCCATTTCATATGTTAGGTGTAGCTGGTGTATTCGGCGGCTCCCTATTCAGTGCTATGCATGGTTCCTTGGTAACTTCTAGTTTGATCAGGGAAACCACAGAAAATGAATCTGCTAATGAAGGTTACAGATTCGGGCAAGAGGAAGAAACTTATAATATCGTAGCCGCTCATGGTTACTTTGGCCGATTGATCTTCCAATATGCTAGTTTCAACAACTCTCGTTCATTACACTTCTTCCTAGCTGCTTGGCCTGTAGTCGGTATCTGGTTCACTGCTTTAGGTATCAGCACCATGGCATTCAACCTAAACGGTTTCAACTTCAACCAATCTGTAGTTGATAGTCAAGGCCGTGTAATTAATACTTGGGCTGATATCATCAACCGTGCTAACCTTGGTATGGAAGTTATGCATGAACGTAATGCTCATAACTTCCCTCTAGACCTAGCTGCTATCGAAGCTCCAACAAATGGCTAA
- the LOC121788934 gene encoding ATP synthase subunit alpha, chloroplastic, producing MVTIRADEISNIIRERIEQYNREVKIVNTGTVLQVGDGIARIHGLDEVMAGELVEFEEGTIGIALNLESNNVGVVLMGDGLMIQEGSSVKATGRIAQIPVSAAYLGRVINALAKPIDGRGEISASESRLIESPAPGIISRRSVYEPLQTGLIAIDAMIPIGRGQRELIIGDRQTGKTAVATDTILNQQGQNVICVYVAIGQKASSVAQVVTTLQERGAMEYTIVVAEAADSPATLQYLAPYTGAALAEYFMYRKQHTLIIYDDLSKQAQAYRQMSLLLRRPPGREAYPGDVFYLHSRLLERAAKLNSSLGEGSMTALPIVETQSGDVSAYIPTNVISITDGQIFLSADLFNAGIRPAINVGISVSRVGSAAQIKAMKQVAGKLKLELAQFAELEAFAQFASDLDKATQNQLARGQRLRELLKQSQAAPFTVEEQVMTIYTGTNGYLDSLEIGQVRKFLVELRTYLKTNKPQFQEIISSTKTFTEEAEALLKEAIQEQMERFLLQEQV from the coding sequence ATGGTAACTATTCGAGCCGACGAAATTAGTAATATTATCCGTGAACGTATTGAACAATATAATAGAGAAGTCAAGATTGTAAACACCGGCACCGTACTTCAAGTAGGCGACGGTATTGCTCGTATTCATGGTCTTGATGAAGTAATGGCGGGTGAATTAGTCGAATTTGAAGAAGGTACAATAGGTATTGCTCTGAATTTGGAATCAAATAATGTTGGTGTTGTATTAATGGGTGATGGTTTGATGATACAAGAAGGAAGTTCTGTAAAAGCAACAGGAAGAATTGCTCAGATACCAGTGAGTGCGGCTTATTTGGGCCGTGTTATAAACGCCCTGGCTAAACCTATTGATGGCAGGGGGGAAATTTCAGCTTCTGAATCTCGATTAATTGAATCTCCCGCTCCAGGTATTATTTCCCGGCGCTCCGTATACGAACCTCTTCAGACCGGGCTTATTGCTATCGATGCGATGATCCCTATAGGACGTGGTCAGCGAGAATTAATTATTGGAGACAGACAGACCGGTAAAACAGCAGTAGCCACAGATACGATTCTCAATCAACAAGGCCAAAATGTAATATGTGTTTATGTAGCTATTGGGCAAAAAGCATCTTCTGTAGCTCAGGTAGTAACTACGTTACAGGAAAGGGGGGCGATGGAATACACTATTGTGGTAGCCGAAGCGGCGGATTCCCCTGCTACATTACAATACCTCGCTCCTTATACAGGAGCTGCTTTGGCTGAATATTTTATGTACCGTAAACAACACACTTTAATCATTTATGACGATCTCTCCAAACAAGCCCAAGCTTATCGCCAAATGTCTCTTCTATTACGAAGACCACCGGGGCGCGAAGCTTATCCAGGAGATGTTTTTTATTTGCATTCACGCCTTTTAGAAAGAGCCGCTAAATTAAATTCTAGTTTAGGTGAAGGGAGTATGACCGCCTTGCCAATAGTTGAAACTCAATCGGGAGATGTTTCGGCTTATATCCCTACTAACGTAATTTCCATTACTGATGGACAAATATTTTTATCTGCGGATCTATTCAATGCTGGAATCAGACCTGCCATTAACGTGGGTATCTCCGTTTCCAGAGTAGGGTCTGCGGCTCAAATTAAAGCCATGAAACAAGTAGCCGGTAAGTTAAAATTGGAACTGGCGCAATTTGCAGAATTAGAAGCCTTTGCACAATTTGCTTCAGATCTTGATAAAGCTACTCAGAATCAATTGGCAAGAGGTCAACGATTACGCGAATTGCTTAAACAATCTCAAGCGGCCCCTTTCACGGTAGAAGAACAGGTAATGACTATTTATACCGGAACAAACGGTTATCTTGATTCATTAGAAATTGGACAGGTAAGGAAATTTCTTGTTGAATTACGTACTTACTTAAAAACCAATAAACCTCAGTTCCAAGAAATAATATCTTCTACAAAAACATTTACTGAAGAAGCGGAAGCCCTTTTGAAAGAAGCCATTCAGGAACAGATGGAGCGTTTTCTACTTCAGGAACAGGTATAA
- the LOC121788911 gene encoding ATP synthase subunit c, chloroplastic, whose protein sequence is MTRRYWNINLEEMLEAGVHFGHGTRKWNPKMAPYISAKRKASRGKQFLIVGTKKKAADSYEEFIMNPLISAASVIAAGLAVGLASIGPGVGQGTAAGQAVEGIARQPEAEGKIRGTLLLSLAFMEALTIYGLVVALALLFANPFV, encoded by the exons ATGACAAGAAGATATTGGAACATTAACTTGGAAGAGATGCTGGAGGCGGGAGTTCATTTTGGCCATGGTACTAGGAAATGGAATCCTAAAATGGCACCTTATATCTCTGCAAAGCGTAAAG CAAGTAGGGGAAAACAGTTCTTGATTGTTGGTACCAAAAAGAAAGCAGCTGATTCA TACGAGGAATTTATCATGAATCCACTGATTTCTGCTGCTTCCGTTATTGCTGCTGGATTGGCTGTAGGGCTTGCTTCTATTGGACCTGGGGTTGGTCAAGGGACTGCTGCGGGTCAAGCCGTAGAGGGTATCGCGAGACAGCCCGAGGCAGAGGGAAAAATACGAGGTACTCTATTGCTTAGTTTAGCTTTTATGGAAGCTTTAACTATTTATGGATTGGTTGTAGCACTAGCACTTTTATTTGCGAATCCTTTTGTTTAA